In one window of Bradyrhizobium diazoefficiens DNA:
- a CDS encoding transporter substrate-binding domain-containing protein, with protein MIVRIVTALAVMLLASFSAHAQQPAPSRLDEIVKRGTLRVGMTGDYKPFTYLDKATQQFAGFDVDMAEALGKALGVKVEFVPTAWPKLMRDFEADQFDIAMGGISVTLDRQKKGYFSMPIMREGKTPIARCADTAKYQTLADIDKKGTRVIVNPGGTNERFARANVKNAEINVFPDNTAIFDEIAKGNADLMMTDASETRYQQKQHAGVLCAVHPDKPFDFSEKAYWLQRDMALKAFVDQWLHLSMEDGSYKKIYAAWFD; from the coding sequence TTCGGCCCACGCACAGCAGCCGGCCCCCTCGCGTCTCGACGAGATCGTCAAGCGCGGCACGTTGCGCGTCGGCATGACCGGCGACTACAAGCCCTTCACCTACCTGGACAAGGCGACGCAGCAGTTCGCCGGCTTCGACGTCGACATGGCGGAGGCGCTCGGCAAGGCGCTCGGCGTCAAGGTCGAGTTCGTGCCGACGGCCTGGCCGAAGCTGATGAGGGACTTCGAGGCCGACCAGTTCGACATCGCCATGGGTGGCATCTCGGTCACGCTCGACCGCCAGAAGAAGGGCTATTTCTCGATGCCGATCATGCGCGAGGGCAAGACGCCGATCGCGCGCTGCGCCGACACGGCCAAGTATCAGACGCTCGCCGACATCGACAAGAAGGGCACCCGCGTCATCGTCAATCCCGGCGGGACCAACGAGCGCTTCGCGCGCGCCAACGTCAAGAACGCCGAGATCAACGTCTTCCCCGACAACACCGCGATCTTCGACGAGATCGCCAAGGGCAATGCCGATTTGATGATGACGGACGCTTCCGAGACGCGTTACCAGCAGAAGCAGCATGCTGGCGTGCTCTGCGCGGTGCATCCCGACAAACCGTTCGACTTCTCGGAGAAGGCCTATTGGCTCCAGCGCGACATGGCGCTGAAGGCCTTCGTCGACCAGTGGCTGCACCTCTCCATGGAGGACGGCAGCTACAAGAAGATCTACGCCGCCTGGTTCGACTGA
- a CDS encoding cupin domain-containing protein: MDITVAGTRPTRRAPKEHFTGTVLQDPVIMAPAPARLNCSCVTFEPGARTNWHHHPLGQTLYVISGVGRVQTKGGPVQEIRPGDTVWIPPGELHWHGASPNNSMCHIAMQEALDGVFSTWLEPVTDTEYGAAIG, from the coding sequence ATGGACATCACAGTCGCAGGCACGCGGCCGACCCGCCGCGCGCCGAAGGAACACTTCACCGGCACCGTCTTGCAGGACCCCGTGATCATGGCGCCCGCGCCAGCACGGCTGAACTGCTCGTGCGTGACCTTCGAGCCGGGTGCACGCACCAACTGGCATCATCATCCGCTCGGACAGACACTCTACGTGATCTCGGGCGTCGGCCGCGTCCAAACCAAAGGCGGCCCGGTTCAGGAAATCCGCCCCGGCGACACCGTCTGGATTCCGCCGGGCGAATTGCATTGGCACGGCGCCTCGCCGAACAACAGCATGTGCCACATCGCCATGCAGGAAGCCCTCGATGGCGTGTTCTCGACCTGGCTCGAGCCGGTGACGGACACGGAATACGGCGCCGCGATCGGCTGA
- a CDS encoding DUF2147 domain-containing protein, giving the protein MRKLLATAAFLLASTAAQAQYTFEYGGRTIRIDPDRGTVQIPGVYDNTGQGKAKKAKKNDTKLDQQAPQQAKVDPQTPANPAPAPAPVTAPPAAEQAPVQAPVAVAPPASPAPPAATANNGPAEDTLVPPPQPAPGAAPTVAAVPPAPPPPPAPTVAAAPPAPTAPAPAPAPVQSAAVEPPAPAVAPTRDLNSPLGVWLTEEKEGKVRIEQCGNNLCGYSVDSKSNQNGEQVLINMKPSKDQKWSGRILDPNTGSTYDSTIALKGGDRLRVQGCAFGGMFCGGQTWTRVN; this is encoded by the coding sequence ATGAGGAAGCTGTTGGCCACGGCCGCATTCCTTTTGGCGAGCACTGCTGCGCAGGCGCAGTACACTTTCGAATATGGCGGGCGCACCATCCGCATCGATCCCGACCGCGGCACGGTGCAGATTCCCGGCGTCTACGACAACACCGGTCAAGGCAAGGCCAAGAAGGCCAAGAAGAACGACACCAAACTCGACCAGCAGGCCCCGCAGCAGGCCAAGGTCGATCCGCAAACGCCGGCCAATCCAGCGCCAGCCCCCGCACCTGTCACCGCGCCCCCGGCGGCCGAGCAGGCCCCCGTCCAAGCTCCCGTGGCCGTTGCGCCTCCCGCCTCGCCGGCACCTCCGGCCGCCACTGCAAACAACGGTCCGGCAGAAGATACGCTGGTGCCGCCGCCTCAACCGGCTCCAGGCGCTGCCCCAACGGTGGCCGCGGTTCCGCCCGCACCGCCTCCGCCGCCGGCTCCGACCGTAGCTGCAGCACCTCCGGCGCCAACTGCGCCGGCGCCTGCCCCCGCTCCCGTTCAGTCCGCCGCCGTCGAACCGCCGGCTCCCGCGGTTGCGCCGACGCGCGATCTTAATTCACCGCTCGGCGTCTGGCTCACCGAGGAGAAGGAAGGCAAGGTCCGCATCGAGCAATGCGGCAACAATCTCTGTGGCTATTCGGTCGACAGCAAATCGAACCAGAACGGCGAACAGGTCCTGATCAACATGAAGCCCAGCAAGGACCAGAAATGGTCCGGCCGCATCCTCGATCCCAACACCGGCTCGACATACGATTCAACGATCGCGCTGAAGGGAGGCGACCGCCTGCGCGTGCAGGGCTGCGCGTTCGGCGGCATGTTCTGCGGTGGCCAGACCTGGACGCGGGTGAACTAG